A part of Solenopsis invicta isolate M01_SB chromosome 2, UNIL_Sinv_3.0, whole genome shotgun sequence genomic DNA contains:
- the LOC105197495 gene encoding probable E3 ubiquitin-protein ligase HERC4 isoform X1: protein MLRFTRGPAIVELRRLVARSRERERERENAARASRKRKLSTDEYDLAVKQFKYGSMFGWGSTIHGELGLGGIEEENIFIPRKVDFSEANDVEQIACGENYSVTVTKNGQVYSCGNNDYGQLGHEKARKRLQLIPGLDAFVFKKVACGNCHTMAVNEWGQLFSWGCNMSGQLGLDTVMCMERTPRMVKVLGTSVIVQIACGVEHSIALTNDGDLYAWGSNRDGQLGLGSDVEAEIKPKRIIALEAVPIAFIACGGYHTVVISKSGAVFSWGRNTFGQLGLNDRKVRKLPCQLRTLRNSKVCYAACGEEFSVFLTMDGGVFTCGAGMYGQLGHGNNTNDILPRQVMELMGSTVTQISCGKKHTLALVPSRGKVYAWGLGGTGQLGNRASQSATTPQVVLGPWSSPSGSSVMLDQHYSKIDCIVRHIFSGGDHCFATISLKKDNIEPDDCRILEPASQILTITEDKLGDCQKILPGSPINHDLMTYLETVFKSQACINSSFLLSGDAHYGCSSKHHGVNFDYAIKLFGIISELDNNTIQELIFTCVTENLIPSFRDNPPDVESLRVYLTLPLYHRFANLSNYSSLQTPFCKALFNLKPEACRVIGQWWSAAPSYYFERLVRMYKSVVLHFVKQSTPEKLVTWSESLEYALRLLTLLNKLNVTGTRGVRVPYETFHLPELSEYVEIRRDYFKWLTESDQSYYRKIYFCNYPFLFDAEAKTTLLQTDQSIQMQTAMNEAMSRVIRDVMLGTALVDCNAQTYSQFVHLHVSRNDIVNDTLRQLFLYDARELKRPLRVKFRDEEAEDVGGVRKEFFMLLFTEILDFKYGMFKEYEETRTIWFNSDSLEEEVMFSLIGVLCGLAIYNFVIINLPFPLVLYKKLLGESVGLNDIKALSPTIARSLESILEYNESDFEEVFCLNFEVSREVFGEMKNFELIPGGNKVPVTLRNKQQYVDLYVDYMLNKSVEMQFNAFHKGFHDVCGGRMLELFHSHELMSLLIGNENYDWEELEKNADYKEGYTKNDPTIILFWQVFHELPLDEKKKFLLFLTGSDRIPIQGMKAIKLTIQPMTDERYLPAAHTCFNLLDLPRYQTRERLKYKLLQAIQQNQGFSLV, encoded by the exons ATGCTCCGCTTCACACGTGGTCCTGCAATCGTAGAGTTACGACGCTTGGTCGCtcgatcgagagagagagagagagaaagagaaaacgcCGCCCGG GCAAGCAGAAAGAGAAAGCTTTCTACGGATGAATATGATTTAGCAGTGAAACAGTTCAAATACGGCAGTATGTTTGGTTGGGGTAGTACTATTCATGGTGAGCTGGGTTTGGGTGGTATTGAGGAAGAGAATATCTTCATACCACGAAAAGTGGATTTCTCAGAAGCAAATGATGTTGAGCAAA ttgctTGTGGGGAAAATTATTCTGTAACTGTGACAAAAAATGGTCAAGTGTACTCCTGTGGTAATAACGACTATGGACAACTTGGCCACGAGAAAGCGAGGAAAAGGTTAC AACTAATACCTGGTCTGGAtgcatttgtatttaaaaaagtagCATGTGGCAATTGTCATACTATGGCTGTGAATGAGTGGGGACAACTTTTCAGTTGGGGTTGTAATATGAGTGGTCAACTAg GATTGGATACAGTCATGTGTATGGAGCGTACTCCACGTATGGTAAAAGTATTGGGTACAAGTGTGATAGTACAGATTGCATGTGGCGTAGAACATTCAATTGCACTGACGAATGATGGAGATCTATACGCATGGGGTAGCAATAGAGATGGACAACTAGGATTAGGATCTGATGTAGAAGCTGAAATCAAACCGAAGAGGATTATTGCATTAGAGGCCGTACCAATTGCATTTATCGCATGTGGCGGTTATCACACTGTAGTCATATCAAAGTCAG GAGCTGTATTCTCGTGGGGGAGAAACACCTTCGGACAATTAGGGCTAAATGATAGGAAGGTGAGAAAATTACCATGCCAGTTACGTACTCTGAGAAATTCGAAAGTATGCTATGCAGCCTGTGGCGAGGAATTTTCTGTGTTCTTGACGatg GATGGTGGAGTATTTACATGTGGTGCTGGAATGTATGGCCAATTAGGTCATGGGAATAATACGAATGATATCTTACCGCGACAAGTTATGGAGCTGATGGGCAGCACCGTAACACAa ATATCTTGCGGCAAAAAGCACACGTTGGCTTTGGTGCCGTCTAGAGGAAAAGTTTATGCATGGGGTTTGGGAGGTACCGGACAATTAGGTAATCGTGCTTCGCAAAGTGCTACAACACCACAAGTCGTTCTAGGGCCATGGTCTTCGCCGAGTGGATCGTCAGTGATGCTCGATCAGCACTACAGCAAAATCGACTGTATTGTTAGGCATATTTTCAGTGGAGGCGATCACTGTTTTGCCACAATCAGTTTGAAAAAA GATAATATAGAACCAGATGACTGTAGAATATTAGAGCCGGCTTCCCAAATTCTTACAATAACGGAGGACAAACTAGGTGACTGTCAGAAGATCCTACCAGGTTCACCAATTAATCACGATTTAATGAC GTATCTAGAAACTGTATTCAAAAGTCAAGCGTGTATAAACTCGTCCTTTTTGCTCAGTGGTGACGCACATTATGGTTGTTCGAGCAAACATCACGGGGTTAATTTTGACTATGCGATCAAATTATTCGGAATTATTTCAGAACTGGACAACAACACGATTCAAGAACTG ATTTTCACATGCGTAACTGAGAATTTGATACCATCATTTAGAGATAATCCGCCCGATGTGGAGTCATTAAGAGTGTACTTAACGCTGCCGCTATATCATCGCTTTGCGAATCTATCAAACTACAGTTCTCTGCAAACGCCATTCTGCAAGGCGCTGTTCAATCTGAAGCCTGAGGCGTGCAGAGTCATAGGCCAGTGGTGGAGCGCAGCCCCGTCGTACTACTTTGAGAGACTCGTGAGAATGTACAAATCTGTGGTGTTGCATTTTGTAAAACAGTCAACGCCAGAGAAG CTGGTCACATGGTCTGAAAGCCTAGAGTATGCTCTACGACTGTTAACGCTATTAAATAAGCTAAATGTCACAGGTACACGAGGTGTACGAGTACCTTATGAGACTTTCCATTTGCCGGAATTATCAGAATATGTAGAAATTAGACGCGACTATTTCAAATGGCTGACAGAAAGTGATCAGTCTTAT TATcgtaaaatatacttttgtaatTATCCTTTCCTATTTGACGCTGAAGCGAAAACCACGTTGCTCCAAACCGATCAATCTATAcag atGCAAACTGCGATGAATGAGGCGATGTCCCGAGTTATAAGAGATGTGATGCTTGGTACAGCTTTGGTAGACTGTAACGCTCAGACTTACAGTCAATTTGTACACTTACATGTATCACGGAATGACATAGTCAACGACACTTTACGACAGTTGTTTTTGTATGATGCTAGAGAGCTAAAGAGACCGCTTAGA GTCAAGTTTCGTGATGAAGAGGCTGAAGATGTCGGTGGTGTGAGAAAAGAGTTTTTCATGCTTCTTTTCACAGAAATTCTTGATTTTAAGTATGGTATGTTCAAGGAATATGAAGAGACGAGAACTATCTGGTTCAACTCGGACTCGTTGGAAGAAGAAGTCATGTTTTCGCTGATTGGCGTTCTCTGCGGTTTGgccatatataattttgtaattattaacttaCCATTTCCGTTAGTGTTGTACAAGAAACTCTTGGGAGAATCGGTCGGACTAAATGATATCAAGGCATTGTCACCGACAATAGCTAG AAGTTTAGAAAGTATTCTTGAATACAATGAATCGGACTTTGAGGAAGTATTTTGCTTGAATTTTGAAGTAAGCAGGGAAGTGTTTGGCGAGATGAAAAACTTCGAATTGATACCCGGTGGTAATAAAGTTCCTGTAACATTAAGAAATAA GCAACAATATGTGGATCTTTACGTGGACTATATGTTAAACAAGTCGGTAGAGATGCAGTTCAATGCGTTTCACAAAGGCTTTCATGATGTATGCGGTGGAAGAATGCTAGAGCTGTTTCACAGTCACGAACTGATGTCGCTTCTGATCGGCAATGAGAATTATGATTGGGAAGAATTGGAGAAGAATGCCGATTACAAGGAGGGCTATACCAAAAACGATCCCACTATTATACTCTTCTGGCAAGTCTTTCATGAACTGCCGTTGgatgaaaagaagaaatttctacTTTTCTTAACGGGTAGCGACAGAATTCCTATACAGGGCATGAAAGCTATAAAA TTAACAATACAGCCAATGACTGACGAACGTTATCTACCCGCCGCACATACGTGTTTCAACCTGCTTGATTTGCCGCGTTATCAAACTCGCGAaagattaaaatacaaattgctGCAAGCTATCCAACAAAATCAAGGATTCTCGCTTGTGTGA
- the LOC105197495 gene encoding probable E3 ubiquitin-protein ligase HERC4 isoform X2: MFGWGSTIHGELGLGGIEEENIFIPRKVDFSEANDVEQIACGENYSVTVTKNGQVYSCGNNDYGQLGHEKARKRLQLIPGLDAFVFKKVACGNCHTMAVNEWGQLFSWGCNMSGQLGLDTVMCMERTPRMVKVLGTSVIVQIACGVEHSIALTNDGDLYAWGSNRDGQLGLGSDVEAEIKPKRIIALEAVPIAFIACGGYHTVVISKSGAVFSWGRNTFGQLGLNDRKVRKLPCQLRTLRNSKVCYAACGEEFSVFLTMDGGVFTCGAGMYGQLGHGNNTNDILPRQVMELMGSTVTQISCGKKHTLALVPSRGKVYAWGLGGTGQLGNRASQSATTPQVVLGPWSSPSGSSVMLDQHYSKIDCIVRHIFSGGDHCFATISLKKDNIEPDDCRILEPASQILTITEDKLGDCQKILPGSPINHDLMTYLETVFKSQACINSSFLLSGDAHYGCSSKHHGVNFDYAIKLFGIISELDNNTIQELIFTCVTENLIPSFRDNPPDVESLRVYLTLPLYHRFANLSNYSSLQTPFCKALFNLKPEACRVIGQWWSAAPSYYFERLVRMYKSVVLHFVKQSTPEKLVTWSESLEYALRLLTLLNKLNVTGTRGVRVPYETFHLPELSEYVEIRRDYFKWLTESDQSYYRKIYFCNYPFLFDAEAKTTLLQTDQSIQMQTAMNEAMSRVIRDVMLGTALVDCNAQTYSQFVHLHVSRNDIVNDTLRQLFLYDARELKRPLRVKFRDEEAEDVGGVRKEFFMLLFTEILDFKYGMFKEYEETRTIWFNSDSLEEEVMFSLIGVLCGLAIYNFVIINLPFPLVLYKKLLGESVGLNDIKALSPTIARSLESILEYNESDFEEVFCLNFEVSREVFGEMKNFELIPGGNKVPVTLRNKQQYVDLYVDYMLNKSVEMQFNAFHKGFHDVCGGRMLELFHSHELMSLLIGNENYDWEELEKNADYKEGYTKNDPTIILFWQVFHELPLDEKKKFLLFLTGSDRIPIQGMKAIKLTIQPMTDERYLPAAHTCFNLLDLPRYQTRERLKYKLLQAIQQNQGFSLV, translated from the exons ATGTTTGGTTGGGGTAGTACTATTCATGGTGAGCTGGGTTTGGGTGGTATTGAGGAAGAGAATATCTTCATACCACGAAAAGTGGATTTCTCAGAAGCAAATGATGTTGAGCAAA ttgctTGTGGGGAAAATTATTCTGTAACTGTGACAAAAAATGGTCAAGTGTACTCCTGTGGTAATAACGACTATGGACAACTTGGCCACGAGAAAGCGAGGAAAAGGTTAC AACTAATACCTGGTCTGGAtgcatttgtatttaaaaaagtagCATGTGGCAATTGTCATACTATGGCTGTGAATGAGTGGGGACAACTTTTCAGTTGGGGTTGTAATATGAGTGGTCAACTAg GATTGGATACAGTCATGTGTATGGAGCGTACTCCACGTATGGTAAAAGTATTGGGTACAAGTGTGATAGTACAGATTGCATGTGGCGTAGAACATTCAATTGCACTGACGAATGATGGAGATCTATACGCATGGGGTAGCAATAGAGATGGACAACTAGGATTAGGATCTGATGTAGAAGCTGAAATCAAACCGAAGAGGATTATTGCATTAGAGGCCGTACCAATTGCATTTATCGCATGTGGCGGTTATCACACTGTAGTCATATCAAAGTCAG GAGCTGTATTCTCGTGGGGGAGAAACACCTTCGGACAATTAGGGCTAAATGATAGGAAGGTGAGAAAATTACCATGCCAGTTACGTACTCTGAGAAATTCGAAAGTATGCTATGCAGCCTGTGGCGAGGAATTTTCTGTGTTCTTGACGatg GATGGTGGAGTATTTACATGTGGTGCTGGAATGTATGGCCAATTAGGTCATGGGAATAATACGAATGATATCTTACCGCGACAAGTTATGGAGCTGATGGGCAGCACCGTAACACAa ATATCTTGCGGCAAAAAGCACACGTTGGCTTTGGTGCCGTCTAGAGGAAAAGTTTATGCATGGGGTTTGGGAGGTACCGGACAATTAGGTAATCGTGCTTCGCAAAGTGCTACAACACCACAAGTCGTTCTAGGGCCATGGTCTTCGCCGAGTGGATCGTCAGTGATGCTCGATCAGCACTACAGCAAAATCGACTGTATTGTTAGGCATATTTTCAGTGGAGGCGATCACTGTTTTGCCACAATCAGTTTGAAAAAA GATAATATAGAACCAGATGACTGTAGAATATTAGAGCCGGCTTCCCAAATTCTTACAATAACGGAGGACAAACTAGGTGACTGTCAGAAGATCCTACCAGGTTCACCAATTAATCACGATTTAATGAC GTATCTAGAAACTGTATTCAAAAGTCAAGCGTGTATAAACTCGTCCTTTTTGCTCAGTGGTGACGCACATTATGGTTGTTCGAGCAAACATCACGGGGTTAATTTTGACTATGCGATCAAATTATTCGGAATTATTTCAGAACTGGACAACAACACGATTCAAGAACTG ATTTTCACATGCGTAACTGAGAATTTGATACCATCATTTAGAGATAATCCGCCCGATGTGGAGTCATTAAGAGTGTACTTAACGCTGCCGCTATATCATCGCTTTGCGAATCTATCAAACTACAGTTCTCTGCAAACGCCATTCTGCAAGGCGCTGTTCAATCTGAAGCCTGAGGCGTGCAGAGTCATAGGCCAGTGGTGGAGCGCAGCCCCGTCGTACTACTTTGAGAGACTCGTGAGAATGTACAAATCTGTGGTGTTGCATTTTGTAAAACAGTCAACGCCAGAGAAG CTGGTCACATGGTCTGAAAGCCTAGAGTATGCTCTACGACTGTTAACGCTATTAAATAAGCTAAATGTCACAGGTACACGAGGTGTACGAGTACCTTATGAGACTTTCCATTTGCCGGAATTATCAGAATATGTAGAAATTAGACGCGACTATTTCAAATGGCTGACAGAAAGTGATCAGTCTTAT TATcgtaaaatatacttttgtaatTATCCTTTCCTATTTGACGCTGAAGCGAAAACCACGTTGCTCCAAACCGATCAATCTATAcag atGCAAACTGCGATGAATGAGGCGATGTCCCGAGTTATAAGAGATGTGATGCTTGGTACAGCTTTGGTAGACTGTAACGCTCAGACTTACAGTCAATTTGTACACTTACATGTATCACGGAATGACATAGTCAACGACACTTTACGACAGTTGTTTTTGTATGATGCTAGAGAGCTAAAGAGACCGCTTAGA GTCAAGTTTCGTGATGAAGAGGCTGAAGATGTCGGTGGTGTGAGAAAAGAGTTTTTCATGCTTCTTTTCACAGAAATTCTTGATTTTAAGTATGGTATGTTCAAGGAATATGAAGAGACGAGAACTATCTGGTTCAACTCGGACTCGTTGGAAGAAGAAGTCATGTTTTCGCTGATTGGCGTTCTCTGCGGTTTGgccatatataattttgtaattattaacttaCCATTTCCGTTAGTGTTGTACAAGAAACTCTTGGGAGAATCGGTCGGACTAAATGATATCAAGGCATTGTCACCGACAATAGCTAG AAGTTTAGAAAGTATTCTTGAATACAATGAATCGGACTTTGAGGAAGTATTTTGCTTGAATTTTGAAGTAAGCAGGGAAGTGTTTGGCGAGATGAAAAACTTCGAATTGATACCCGGTGGTAATAAAGTTCCTGTAACATTAAGAAATAA GCAACAATATGTGGATCTTTACGTGGACTATATGTTAAACAAGTCGGTAGAGATGCAGTTCAATGCGTTTCACAAAGGCTTTCATGATGTATGCGGTGGAAGAATGCTAGAGCTGTTTCACAGTCACGAACTGATGTCGCTTCTGATCGGCAATGAGAATTATGATTGGGAAGAATTGGAGAAGAATGCCGATTACAAGGAGGGCTATACCAAAAACGATCCCACTATTATACTCTTCTGGCAAGTCTTTCATGAACTGCCGTTGgatgaaaagaagaaatttctacTTTTCTTAACGGGTAGCGACAGAATTCCTATACAGGGCATGAAAGCTATAAAA TTAACAATACAGCCAATGACTGACGAACGTTATCTACCCGCCGCACATACGTGTTTCAACCTGCTTGATTTGCCGCGTTATCAAACTCGCGAaagattaaaatacaaattgctGCAAGCTATCCAACAAAATCAAGGATTCTCGCTTGTGTGA
- the LOC105197496 gene encoding AP2-associated protein kinase 1 isoform X1, with product MQATQKARFVNKQFNSPINLYSPQSIQETLDRQTQVLANGAVGIDFSQLAKPANLQNSAVLRMLEEEEARQRGGQPGLKRVAWPPPPEDQDFDYVEQAPIQAKTRGYGEFCSYQSSPSSGPSPQPPSTVARSSTQSAVPSSPSPVSPGGTLLRQPSHFQQQTNPRGWAPVTPPATSPLSQQHPPFPSSQQQQPQQQQQQQQQQQQQQQQTQPWQQHPQDSYDRTPQRQQQNTSGYYTTAPAAFEAPPSTITLRPELPISQAPAPVYQAQPAATKAPATGNMRGDMKWPPAPVKAQVEAENRARMELAKGPAFRPRRVHKDYSGFFAQHALNSSYPGYRAPPGTQYFTPAYQH from the exons ATGCAGGCCACCCAGAAAGCCAGATTTGTGAACAAACAGTTCAACTCTCCTATCAATTTGTATTCACCACAGTCGATACAGGAGACTCTGGATAGGCAGACTCAAGTTCTAGCCAACGGTGCAGTCGG GATCGACTTCAGCCAGTTGGCCAAGCCAGCGAACTTGCAGAACAGCGCAGTTCTACGTATgctcgaagaagaagaagcgagGCAGCGCGGTGGTCAACCAG GTCTCAAACGAGTAGCTTGGCCACCGCCTCCAGAGGATCAAGACTTCGACTACGTGGAGCAAGCTCCCATCCAAGCGAAG ACCCGTGGGTACGGTGAATTCTGCTCGTACCAGAGCAGTCCCTCGTCAGGTCCGTCACCCCAACCGCCCTCGACGGTCGCACGGTCTTCGACACAGAGCGCCGTCCCGTCGTCCCCGTCGCCGGTCAGTCCTGGCGGCACGCTCCTGCGACAGCCCTCGCACTTCCAACAGCAGACGAACCCCAGGGGCTGGGCGCCCGTGACACCCCCGGCGACCTCGCCGCTCTCCCAGCAACATCCCCCGTTCCCGAGCAGCCAACAGCAGCAAccgcagcaacagcagcagcagcagcagcagcaacagcaacagcaacagcagacTCAGCCTTGGCAG CAGCACCCCCAGGATTCTTACGACCGGACACCGCAGAGGCAGCAGCAGAATACATCCGGCTATTATACAACCGCACCTGCGGCGTTCGAAGCACCACCTTCCACCATCACCCTTCGTCCTGAGCTGCCTATCTCGCAG GCACCAGCACCAGTGTACCAGGCCCAGCCCGCAGCAACGAAAGCTCCGGCAACAGGCAACATGCGAGGAGACATGAAGTGGCCGCCGGCGCCTGTGAAGGCCCAGGTTGAGGCAGAGAACCGGGCCAGGATGGAGCTCGCGAAGGGCCCGGCTTTCAGGCCCCGCCGAGTGCACAAGGACTATAGCGGTTTCTTCGCACAACACGCTCTGAACAGCAGCTACCCGGGCTACCGAGCACCGCCTGGTACCCAGTACTTCACCCCGGCTTACCAACATTAG
- the LOC105197496 gene encoding mediator of RNA polymerase II transcription subunit 15 isoform X2 produces the protein MQATQKARFVNKQFNSPINLYSPQSIQETLDRQTQVLANGAVGIDFSQLAKPANLQNSAVLRMLEEEEARQRGGQPGLKRVAWPPPPEDQDFDYVEQAPIQAKTRGYGEFCSYQSSPSSGPSPQPPSTVARSSTQSAVPSSPSPVSPGGTLLRQPSHFQQQTNPRGWAPVTPPATSPLSQQHPPFPSSQQQQPQQQQQQQQQQQQQQQQTQPWQHPQDSYDRTPQRQQQNTSGYYTTAPAAFEAPPSTITLRPELPISQAPAPVYQAQPAATKAPATGNMRGDMKWPPAPVKAQVEAENRARMELAKGPAFRPRRVHKDYSGFFAQHALNSSYPGYRAPPGTQYFTPAYQH, from the exons ATGCAGGCCACCCAGAAAGCCAGATTTGTGAACAAACAGTTCAACTCTCCTATCAATTTGTATTCACCACAGTCGATACAGGAGACTCTGGATAGGCAGACTCAAGTTCTAGCCAACGGTGCAGTCGG GATCGACTTCAGCCAGTTGGCCAAGCCAGCGAACTTGCAGAACAGCGCAGTTCTACGTATgctcgaagaagaagaagcgagGCAGCGCGGTGGTCAACCAG GTCTCAAACGAGTAGCTTGGCCACCGCCTCCAGAGGATCAAGACTTCGACTACGTGGAGCAAGCTCCCATCCAAGCGAAG ACCCGTGGGTACGGTGAATTCTGCTCGTACCAGAGCAGTCCCTCGTCAGGTCCGTCACCCCAACCGCCCTCGACGGTCGCACGGTCTTCGACACAGAGCGCCGTCCCGTCGTCCCCGTCGCCGGTCAGTCCTGGCGGCACGCTCCTGCGACAGCCCTCGCACTTCCAACAGCAGACGAACCCCAGGGGCTGGGCGCCCGTGACACCCCCGGCGACCTCGCCGCTCTCCCAGCAACATCCCCCGTTCCCGAGCAGCCAACAGCAGCAAccgcagcaacagcagcagcagcagcagcagcaacagcaacagcaacagcagacTCAGCCTTGGCAG CACCCCCAGGATTCTTACGACCGGACACCGCAGAGGCAGCAGCAGAATACATCCGGCTATTATACAACCGCACCTGCGGCGTTCGAAGCACCACCTTCCACCATCACCCTTCGTCCTGAGCTGCCTATCTCGCAG GCACCAGCACCAGTGTACCAGGCCCAGCCCGCAGCAACGAAAGCTCCGGCAACAGGCAACATGCGAGGAGACATGAAGTGGCCGCCGGCGCCTGTGAAGGCCCAGGTTGAGGCAGAGAACCGGGCCAGGATGGAGCTCGCGAAGGGCCCGGCTTTCAGGCCCCGCCGAGTGCACAAGGACTATAGCGGTTTCTTCGCACAACACGCTCTGAACAGCAGCTACCCGGGCTACCGAGCACCGCCTGGTACCCAGTACTTCACCCCGGCTTACCAACATTAG
- the LOC105197496 gene encoding probable serine/threonine-protein kinase DDB_G0280111 isoform X3: MITEKRIDFSQLAKPANLQNSAVLRMLEEEEARQRGGQPGLKRVAWPPPPEDQDFDYVEQAPIQAKTRGYGEFCSYQSSPSSGPSPQPPSTVARSSTQSAVPSSPSPVSPGGTLLRQPSHFQQQTNPRGWAPVTPPATSPLSQQHPPFPSSQQQQPQQQQQQQQQQQQQQQQTQPWQQHPQDSYDRTPQRQQQNTSGYYTTAPAAFEAPPSTITLRPELPISQAPAPVYQAQPAATKAPATGNMRGDMKWPPAPVKAQVEAENRARMELAKGPAFRPRRVHKDYSGFFAQHALNSSYPGYRAPPGTQYFTPAYQH, from the exons ATGATCACCGAGAAGAG GATCGACTTCAGCCAGTTGGCCAAGCCAGCGAACTTGCAGAACAGCGCAGTTCTACGTATgctcgaagaagaagaagcgagGCAGCGCGGTGGTCAACCAG GTCTCAAACGAGTAGCTTGGCCACCGCCTCCAGAGGATCAAGACTTCGACTACGTGGAGCAAGCTCCCATCCAAGCGAAG ACCCGTGGGTACGGTGAATTCTGCTCGTACCAGAGCAGTCCCTCGTCAGGTCCGTCACCCCAACCGCCCTCGACGGTCGCACGGTCTTCGACACAGAGCGCCGTCCCGTCGTCCCCGTCGCCGGTCAGTCCTGGCGGCACGCTCCTGCGACAGCCCTCGCACTTCCAACAGCAGACGAACCCCAGGGGCTGGGCGCCCGTGACACCCCCGGCGACCTCGCCGCTCTCCCAGCAACATCCCCCGTTCCCGAGCAGCCAACAGCAGCAAccgcagcaacagcagcagcagcagcagcagcaacagcaacagcaacagcagacTCAGCCTTGGCAG CAGCACCCCCAGGATTCTTACGACCGGACACCGCAGAGGCAGCAGCAGAATACATCCGGCTATTATACAACCGCACCTGCGGCGTTCGAAGCACCACCTTCCACCATCACCCTTCGTCCTGAGCTGCCTATCTCGCAG GCACCAGCACCAGTGTACCAGGCCCAGCCCGCAGCAACGAAAGCTCCGGCAACAGGCAACATGCGAGGAGACATGAAGTGGCCGCCGGCGCCTGTGAAGGCCCAGGTTGAGGCAGAGAACCGGGCCAGGATGGAGCTCGCGAAGGGCCCGGCTTTCAGGCCCCGCCGAGTGCACAAGGACTATAGCGGTTTCTTCGCACAACACGCTCTGAACAGCAGCTACCCGGGCTACCGAGCACCGCCTGGTACCCAGTACTTCACCCCGGCTTACCAACATTAG